A window from SAR202 cluster bacterium encodes these proteins:
- the rpsS gene encoding 30S ribosomal protein S19 yields the protein MSRSIRKGPYVHPKLQKKVMAQQRSGQKSVIRTWSRSSIVMPEMIGLNIAIHDGHRHVPVFITENMVGHRLGEFAPTRTFRGFGLRAAEAAASGAETKEG from the coding sequence ATGTCCCGTTCTATACGAAAGGGCCCTTATGTGCATCCCAAGCTGCAAAAGAAGGTCATGGCCCAACAGCGCTCCGGCCAGAAGTCGGTCATCCGCACCTGGTCCCGCAGCAGCATTGTAATGCCCGAGATGATAGGCCTTAACATAGCCATCCACGACGGGCACCGCCACGTGCCGGTCTTCATCACTGAAAACATGGTCGGCCACCGGCTGGGAGAGTTTGCTCCCACCCGCACCTTCCGCGGCTTTGGCCTCCGGGCCGCCGAGGCCGCCGCCAGCGGCGCAGAGACAAAGGAAGGGTAA
- a CDS encoding 50S ribosomal protein L29: MRIQEVRDLSDESIEKEIDNTQKELLNLRFRHATKQLTNTSQLGVTRKKLARLKTVARERQLQKVQ, encoded by the coding sequence ATGCGCATCCAGGAAGTCCGAGACCTGTCGGACGAGAGCATAGAGAAAGAGATCGATAATACTCAGAAGGAGCTGCTGAACCTGCGCTTCCGGCATGCCACCAAGCAGCTTACCAACACGTCCCAGCTGGGCGTGACGCGGAAGAAGCTGGCCAGGCTCAAGACCGTGGCCAGGGAGAGGCAACTTCAGAAGGTCCAATAA
- a CDS encoding type Z 30S ribosomal protein S14 produces the protein MAKTSKIEKWKRTPKFKVQAHNRCNRCGRPRAFIRHFGLCRICFRQMALRGELPGVRKASW, from the coding sequence GTGGCTAAAACATCCAAAATAGAAAAGTGGAAGAGGACGCCAAAGTTCAAAGTCCAGGCCCACAACCGCTGCAACCGCTGCGGCCGCCCCCGGGCCTTCATCCGGCACTTCGGTCTATGCCGTATCTGCTTCCGGCAGATGGCCCTCCGGGGCGAGCTCCCGGGCGTCCGAAAGGCCAGTTGGTAG
- a CDS encoding 50S ribosomal protein L22: MPAVKAVSKKVGASHKRLMPLLDLVRGKKVAEAVAVLEFMPSPWARIVAKTIQSAAANAENNLLMDRESLRVVRITADQAESMRRFKPHARGRVGRMNRRFSHLTVVVDQEAS, translated from the coding sequence ATGCCTGCCGTTAAAGCCGTATCTAAAAAAGTGGGGGCCTCCCACAAGCGCCTCATGCCGCTCCTGGACCTGGTCCGGGGCAAAAAGGTGGCGGAGGCCGTTGCCGTGCTGGAGTTTATGCCGTCGCCCTGGGCTAGAATCGTAGCCAAGACTATTCAGTCGGCGGCGGCCAACGCTGAAAATAACCTGCTGATGGACCGGGAAAGCCTGCGGGTGGTGCGCATAACCGCCGACCAGGCCGAGTCTATGCGCCGCTTCAAGCCCCACGCTCGTGGCAGGGTTGGTCGAATGAACAGGCGGTTTTCTCATCTGACGGTGGTAGTGGACCAGGAGGCAAGCTAG
- a CDS encoding 50S ribosomal protein L6, with translation MSGNNGANEQEKTLSRVGRKPIPIPKGVQVEIKDHAVALKGPKGSLTQPFHPEVKVKVENGQIVVERTSPSKFHRALHGLTRSLINNGVAGVTTGYEKGLEIMGVGFRAQPTGKGITLNVGFSHPVEIQPLEGVTLKVDGQNKITVTGCDKQKVGQMAALIRRVRPPNPYKEKGIKYAGEVLHLKPGKAAKKA, from the coding sequence ATGTCTGGTAATAACGGCGCCAACGAACAGGAAAAAACCCTTTCGAGGGTGGGCCGAAAGCCCATCCCCATCCCCAAGGGTGTTCAGGTCGAAATCAAGGACCACGCGGTAGCGCTAAAAGGCCCTAAGGGTTCCTTGACCCAGCCCTTCCACCCCGAGGTCAAGGTCAAGGTCGAAAACGGGCAGATTGTGGTGGAGCGCACTTCTCCCAGTAAGTTCCACCGCGCCCTCCACGGCCTCACCCGGAGCCTTATCAACAACGGCGTGGCCGGCGTCACTACGGGCTACGAAAAGGGGCTGGAAATCATGGGCGTGGGCTTCCGCGCCCAGCCTACGGGCAAGGGCATAACTCTGAACGTGGGATTCAGCCATCCTGTGGAGATTCAGCCGCTGGAAGGCGTGACCCTTAAAGTCGATGGGCAGAACAAGATAACCGTTACCGGCTGCGACAAGCAGAAGGTGGGCCAGATGGCCGCCCTGATACGCCGCGTCCGCCCGCCCAACCCCTATAAAGAGAAGGGCATCAAGTACGCCGGCGAGGTACTGCACCTCAAGCCTGGCAAGGCCGCCAAAAAGGCCTAG
- a CDS encoding 50S ribosomal protein L15: protein MMEHLVRPKKGARRKSKRVGRGDGSGRGSYSGRGMKGQKSRSGKPMRPGFEGGQLPLIKRLPERRGFTNIFRIEYSVVNVGDLESYSGQGPVTLESLVQIGLVRNTKHPLKVLGNGSLTKALTVTAHKFSASAKQKIEGAGGKAELLQT, encoded by the coding sequence ATGATGGAGCATCTGGTGCGCCCCAAAAAGGGCGCGAGGCGAAAAAGCAAACGCGTAGGCCGCGGCGACGGCAGCGGCCGCGGGTCCTACTCAGGCCGGGGTATGAAGGGCCAGAAGTCCCGCTCAGGCAAGCCCATGAGACCGGGATTTGAAGGCGGCCAGCTGCCCCTTATCAAACGCCTGCCCGAGCGGCGCGGGTTTACCAATATCTTCAGAATTGAATACTCGGTGGTGAACGTCGGCGACCTGGAGAGTTACAGCGGCCAGGGCCCTGTGACCCTGGAAAGCCTGGTCCAGATTGGCCTTGTCCGAAACACAAAGCACCCCCTGAAGGTCCTTGGCAACGGCTCTTTGACCAAGGCCCTGACCGTCACCGCCCACAAGTTCAGCGCCTCCGCTAAACAGAAAATCGAGGGCGCTGGGGGAAAGGCGGAACTCCTCCAGACATGA
- the rpsH gene encoding 30S ribosomal protein S8 has protein sequence MSVPSDPIADMLSRIRNAAAVRHPNVALPSSKSKVAIASILKREGFIRDFEVVAGKPLSTLKIQLLYRGKDSAIRGIKRASRPGLRVYASKGEIPRIFGGLGTAIISTPEGMMTGNEAWRKGIGGELLCYVW, from the coding sequence ATGTCTGTACCCAGCGACCCTATAGCCGATATGCTGAGCCGAATACGGAACGCCGCCGCGGTGCGGCATCCAAATGTCGCCTTGCCTTCATCCAAGTCTAAAGTCGCCATTGCCTCTATCCTCAAGCGGGAGGGCTTCATTCGGGACTTTGAGGTGGTGGCCGGCAAGCCGCTGTCGACCTTGAAGATACAGCTCCTCTATCGCGGCAAGGACTCCGCCATTCGCGGCATCAAACGCGCCAGCAGGCCCGGACTGCGGGTATATGCCAGCAAGGGGGAGATACCCCGCATCTTCGGCGGCCTTGGCACCGCTATAATCTCCACCCCGGAAGGTATGATGACCGGCAACGAGGCCTGGCGAAAAGGCATCGGAGGGGAGTTGCTCTGCTATGTCTGGTAA
- the rplD gene encoding 50S ribosomal protein L4 has translation MELQVKNLKGEALRSVQVNDTLVAAPFNPTVVHQAMVIYQANQRQGTHSTKTRAEVSGGGKKPWRQKHTGRARQGSTRAVQWRHGGIAFGPKPRSYRRDLPKKIRHLALRCTLSQKVKQDKLVLVENFADLDGHAKSMAQALKALGINESILLVTASAEPNVVNAARNLPKVWTLPVDQLNAGEVLKRDKVIIALDAIRRAEDLWAPQAAEAEA, from the coding sequence ATGGAACTTCAAGTAAAAAATCTCAAGGGTGAAGCCCTGCGCAGCGTGCAGGTCAACGACACCCTGGTGGCCGCCCCCTTCAATCCAACTGTCGTCCATCAGGCTATGGTGATCTACCAGGCCAACCAGCGGCAAGGCACCCACAGCACCAAGACCCGCGCTGAGGTCTCCGGCGGCGGCAAGAAGCCGTGGCGGCAGAAGCACACCGGCCGCGCGCGGCAGGGCAGCACCCGCGCGGTCCAGTGGCGGCACGGCGGCATCGCCTTCGGTCCCAAGCCCCGCAGCTACCGCCGCGATCTGCCCAAGAAGATTCGTCACCTGGCCCTGCGATGCACCCTCTCCCAGAAGGTGAAGCAGGACAAGCTAGTGCTGGTAGAAAATTTCGCCGACCTGGACGGTCACGCCAAGAGCATGGCCCAGGCCTTGAAGGCCCTGGGTATCAACGAGTCGATTCTGCTGGTGACCGCGTCGGCGGAGCCTAATGTTGTTAACGCCGCCAGGAATCTGCCTAAGGTCTGGACGCTGCCCGTGGACCAGCTCAACGCCGGCGAGGTCTTGAAGCGGGACAAAGTCATCATCGCCCTCGACGCCATACGCCGCGCCGAGGACCTCTGGGCCCCCCAGGCCGCGGAAGCGGAGGCCTAG
- the rplE gene encoding 50S ribosomal protein L5, which translates to MTTDGDKKPRQRRAAPKGEAPEGAAPAEAKEPKPRAAKPASEAKPKSEAKAKPAAKGAAPAEAKAKPGAKGGAPAEAKARPAAKAAAPAEKPKAPVQKAVPGVFQRYKGHVVPAMMKEFSYKSVMEVPRLKKVVLNIGLGEAKENAKALEFATNNLTTIAGQKPVVTKAKKAISAFKIRQNMPIGVAVTLRGERMGYFLDRLINVALPRIRDFRGVPRSSFDGRGNYSMGLREQIIFPEVEFNQVDRIRGFQITITTTAKNDGEAARLLELLGMPFAKAQ; encoded by the coding sequence ATGACTACTGACGGAGACAAGAAGCCCCGGCAGCGAAGGGCGGCTCCCAAGGGTGAAGCTCCCGAGGGCGCCGCGCCCGCCGAGGCCAAGGAGCCCAAGCCCCGCGCCGCCAAGCCCGCCAGCGAGGCTAAACCCAAGTCCGAAGCCAAGGCAAAGCCCGCGGCCAAAGGCGCCGCGCCGGCAGAGGCAAAGGCCAAGCCTGGCGCCAAAGGCGGCGCTCCCGCCGAAGCCAAGGCCAGGCCCGCCGCTAAGGCCGCCGCTCCTGCTGAGAAGCCCAAGGCCCCGGTGCAGAAGGCCGTCCCCGGCGTATTTCAACGCTACAAGGGCCACGTGGTGCCCGCCATGATGAAGGAGTTTAGCTACAAGAGCGTCATGGAGGTCCCGCGTCTGAAGAAAGTTGTCCTGAACATCGGTCTGGGCGAGGCCAAGGAGAACGCCAAGGCCCTGGAGTTCGCCACCAACAATCTGACCACCATCGCCGGCCAGAAGCCCGTGGTGACCAAGGCCAAGAAGGCCATATCCGCCTTCAAGATTCGACAGAACATGCCCATCGGCGTAGCCGTAACCCTTAGAGGCGAGCGCATGGGCTATTTCCTCGACCGCCTCATCAACGTGGCCCTCCCACGCATCCGCGACTTCCGCGGCGTGCCCCGCTCCAGCTTCGATGGCCGGGGCAACTACTCCATGGGGCTGCGCGAGCAGATCATCTTCCCGGAGGTTGAGTTCAACCAGGTGGACCGCATACGCGGCTTCCAGATTACGATAACGACAACAGCCAAGAACGACGGCGAGGCCGCCCGCCTGCTGGAACTTCTCGGCATGCCCTTCGCGAAAGCACAGTAG
- the rpsQ gene encoding 30S ribosomal protein S17, protein MSKERRKERVGRVIGTKMAKTVVVAVEWQQRHPIYNKAQKRSTKFYAHDGESECAVGDLVRIEETRPISRLKRWRVTNIIERREVAEVKPAELDSEILSTGARNQDAAKAEAEEEKQEAQP, encoded by the coding sequence ATGAGTAAAGAACGACGAAAAGAACGAGTCGGACGGGTCATCGGCACCAAGATGGCCAAGACGGTGGTGGTGGCTGTCGAGTGGCAGCAGAGGCACCCTATATATAACAAGGCCCAGAAGCGGTCTACCAAGTTCTACGCCCATGACGGCGAGTCCGAATGCGCCGTCGGCGACCTGGTGCGTATCGAGGAGACCCGGCCCATCTCCCGCCTCAAGCGATGGCGCGTCACGAACATCATCGAGCGCCGCGAGGTCGCCGAGGTTAAGCCCGCGGAGCTGGACTCGGAGATACTGTCCACCGGGGCCCGCAACCAGGACGCCGCCAAGGCCGAGGCCGAGGAAGAGAAGCAGGAGGCCCAGCCGTGA
- a CDS encoding 50S ribosomal protein L18, with product MPKEKNSRVLRLARHRRVRNKVIGTGERPRLCVFRSLSNIYAQIIDDSQHTTLASASSLDKELREQAEKASKVSASKLVGSSIAKKAKEKGITKVVFDRGGYRFHGRVKSLADAAKEGGLQF from the coding sequence ATGCCTAAAGAGAAAAATAGCCGGGTCCTGCGGCTGGCTCGCCACAGGCGAGTCCGAAATAAGGTCATTGGGACCGGGGAGCGGCCCCGCCTTTGCGTGTTCCGCAGCCTGAGCAACATCTACGCCCAGATCATCGACGACTCCCAGCATACTACTCTGGCCTCTGCCTCCAGCCTGGACAAAGAGCTTCGCGAGCAGGCGGAGAAGGCTTCTAAGGTCTCTGCGTCCAAGCTGGTGGGGTCGTCCATCGCGAAAAAGGCGAAGGAAAAAGGAATTACCAAGGTGGTCTTTGACCGGGGTGGCTATAGGTTTCACGGCCGGGTGAAGAGCCTTGCCGACGCCGCCAAAGAGGGAGGCCTGCAGTTCTAA
- the rplB gene encoding 50S ribosomal protein L2: MPLKVLRPMTPGTRNAAHPSYKDVTTNKPAKALLRAKSKSGGRNFRGKITVRHRGGGSRRHYRVIDFRRDKDGVPGKVVTIEYDPNRTTRIALVNYADGEKRYILAPLGLAVGSNVASGPTADIKPGNSLPLRNIPTGTLVHNLELIAGQGGKLVRSAGSAAQVLSREDIYVLIRLPSGEVRRVPGTCRATIGQLSNVDHKNVILGKAGKTRHRGRRPTVRGSAMTPRDHPHGGGEGRTGIGLPGPKTPWGKSALGFKTRNKRKSKTLIVRERRR; encoded by the coding sequence ATGCCACTCAAAGTTCTTAGACCAATGACTCCGGGGACGCGCAACGCCGCGCACCCCTCCTATAAGGACGTTACCACCAACAAGCCTGCAAAGGCCCTTCTGAGGGCCAAGTCTAAAAGCGGCGGGCGAAACTTCCGCGGCAAGATAACCGTGCGGCATCGCGGCGGCGGCAGCCGTCGCCACTACCGCGTCATCGACTTCCGGCGCGACAAGGACGGCGTGCCCGGCAAGGTGGTCACCATCGAGTACGACCCCAACCGCACCACCCGCATCGCCCTGGTGAACTATGCTGACGGCGAGAAGCGTTATATCCTGGCCCCCCTGGGCCTGGCCGTCGGTTCCAACGTGGCCTCCGGCCCCACCGCAGACATCAAGCCCGGCAACAGCCTGCCCCTTCGGAATATCCCCACGGGCACCCTGGTGCACAACCTGGAGCTGATAGCCGGCCAGGGCGGCAAGCTGGTGCGCAGCGCCGGCTCGGCGGCCCAGGTGCTCTCGCGAGAGGACATCTATGTGCTTATTCGCTTGCCCTCCGGGGAGGTGCGCCGCGTGCCGGGCACATGCCGCGCCACCATAGGCCAGCTCAGCAACGTGGACCACAAGAACGTCATCCTCGGCAAAGCCGGCAAGACCAGGCATCGAGGCCGCAGGCCCACGGTGCGAGGCAGCGCCATGACGCCCCGGGACCATCCCCATGGCGGCGGCGAAGGCCGCACCGGCATCGGCCTGCCCGGGCCCAAGACGCCCTGGGGCAAGTCGGCCCTCGGGTTTAAGACCAGAAACAAGCGCAAGTCCAAAACTCTTATCGTCAGAGAAAGAAGGAGATAG
- the rplN gene encoding 50S ribosomal protein L14, which produces MIQIYTRLAAADNTGAKELMCINIPGSSRRRYAAVGDIIVCAVKEALPAGTVKEGEVVKAVIVRTARNYARPDGTFIKFDDNAAVIMTEKLDNPRGTRIFGPVARELREKGYMKIVSLAPEVV; this is translated from the coding sequence GTGATCCAGATCTACACCAGGCTGGCCGCCGCCGATAACACCGGCGCCAAAGAGCTCATGTGCATCAACATACCCGGCAGCAGCCGCCGCCGCTACGCCGCCGTGGGCGATATCATCGTTTGCGCGGTTAAAGAAGCCCTTCCCGCCGGCACCGTTAAGGAGGGCGAGGTGGTGAAGGCCGTCATTGTCCGCACCGCCCGGAACTACGCCCGACCCGACGGCACCTTCATTAAGTTTGACGACAACGCTGCCGTTATTATGACCGAGAAACTTGATAATCCCAGAGGCACCCGCATCTTCGGCCCCGTCGCCCGTGAGCTCCGAGAAAAGGGCTATATGAAGATAGTTTCCTTAGCCCCGGAGGTGGTCTAA
- the secY gene encoding preprotein translocase subunit SecY: MMAQETQGRPRLLQAALDSLKVPDLRNKILFTFALLAFYRLVAQVPVPDVDKAALDSLFDRVELLGFLDLFSGGALRNLSILALGVFPYITASIVIQLLVPLIPSLQALSKEGEQGRQQINRLIHWLTVPIAMAQAYGQLLLLKNAGVIADIGFTGDALMPTTAAVFSMTAGVVFLVWLGELITERGIGNGISLIIFAGIVAGFPGLIQQGFLTNDNFGGLFAFAVIGILIIALIVVFNEAHRRIPVQYGRSIFRAGRMYRQAGSSYLPLRVNMSGVIPLIFAFSVVILPGTIATFLADESWFVGDAASWMANVLGPTHAVYWILTFILVVAFTFFYTFVTFQQQNLAENLQKGGGFVTGIRPGRPTQEYLNRVILRLTVGGALFLGFVSIIPFLASNITDVQALTLSSTSLLILVSVALDTLRQLEAQLQMRNYEGFLR, from the coding sequence ATGATGGCCCAGGAGACGCAAGGCCGGCCCAGGCTTCTCCAGGCCGCTCTGGATTCCCTAAAGGTCCCGGACCTTCGCAACAAGATTCTCTTTACCTTTGCACTGCTGGCGTTCTATCGACTGGTGGCGCAGGTCCCTGTGCCAGACGTCGACAAGGCGGCCCTGGACAGCCTCTTCGATCGAGTGGAACTGCTGGGCTTCCTCGATCTGTTCAGCGGCGGCGCCCTTCGCAACCTGAGTATCCTTGCTCTGGGCGTCTTCCCCTACATCACCGCGTCCATCGTTATCCAATTGCTGGTGCCTTTGATTCCGAGTCTCCAGGCCCTTTCCAAAGAGGGCGAGCAGGGGCGGCAGCAGATTAACCGGCTGATACACTGGCTTACCGTACCCATAGCTATGGCCCAGGCCTATGGGCAGCTCCTTTTGCTCAAAAATGCGGGCGTCATAGCGGACATAGGATTTACCGGCGACGCCCTAATGCCGACTACCGCCGCCGTCTTTTCCATGACTGCCGGCGTGGTGTTCCTGGTCTGGCTCGGCGAGCTTATCACCGAGCGCGGCATAGGCAACGGCATATCCCTCATCATCTTCGCGGGCATAGTGGCCGGATTCCCCGGTCTCATCCAGCAGGGCTTCCTGACCAACGACAACTTCGGCGGCCTCTTCGCCTTCGCGGTCATCGGCATCCTGATCATCGCCCTCATCGTCGTGTTTAACGAGGCGCACCGGCGCATTCCTGTTCAGTACGGACGCAGCATCTTCCGCGCGGGACGTATGTATAGACAGGCGGGCAGTTCCTACCTCCCGTTGCGCGTGAATATGTCCGGCGTGATTCCTTTGATTTTTGCCTTTTCCGTGGTCATACTGCCCGGCACCATCGCCACCTTCCTGGCGGACGAGTCGTGGTTCGTGGGCGACGCGGCTAGCTGGATGGCCAACGTCCTTGGACCTACTCATGCTGTTTATTGGATCTTGACCTTTATCCTGGTGGTAGCCTTCACCTTCTTCTACACCTTTGTGACCTTCCAGCAGCAGAACCTGGCGGAAAACCTGCAAAAGGGCGGCGGCTTTGTCACAGGCATCAGGCCGGGGAGGCCCACTCAGGAATACCTCAACCGTGTTATCCTGCGGCTGACCGTCGGCGGCGCCCTCTTTTTGGGCTTTGTATCCATCATTCCCTTCCTGGCGTCCAACATCACCGACGTCCAGGCGCTGACCTTAAGCAGCACTAGCCTTCTCATTCTTGTGTCCGTGGCCCTGGATACCCTGCGGCAGCTTGAGGCCCAGCTCCAGATGCGCAACTACGAAGGGTTCTTACGTTGA
- the rpmD gene encoding 50S ribosomal protein L30 has translation MSNLKITWKRSLIGYSQRQRRVIEALGLKRLQHSVVHHDSPTIRGMISKVSHMLEIEEVKDSPRKAASRKSGAKS, from the coding sequence ATGTCTAACCTGAAAATAACCTGGAAGCGAAGTCTGATCGGCTACAGCCAGCGGCAGCGAAGGGTGATTGAAGCCCTGGGCCTCAAGAGGCTGCAGCACTCCGTGGTGCATCACGACAGCCCCACCATTCGAGGCATGATCAGCAAAGTCAGCCACATGCTGGAAATCGAAGAAGTGAAGGACAGCCCTCGCAAGGCTGCCTCTCGTAAATCTGGAGCAAAGTCATGA
- the rplP gene encoding 50S ribosomal protein L16, giving the protein MLQPKRVKYRKAMRGNMKGKAVAGSTVNQGDFGLKALSPGWITARQIEAARVAITRHLKRGGKVWVTIFPDKSVTKKPAETRMGGGKAPVDHWVAVVKPGRIMYEVAGADKATVSEAFRLASNKLPIPVKMVSRDNLANLMGTE; this is encoded by the coding sequence ATGCTACAACCTAAGCGAGTAAAATACCGCAAGGCCATGCGCGGCAACATGAAGGGCAAGGCCGTGGCCGGCAGCACGGTTAACCAGGGCGACTTTGGCCTCAAGGCCCTGTCACCAGGATGGATAACCGCCCGCCAGATAGAAGCCGCCCGCGTCGCCATCACCCGCCACCTCAAACGAGGCGGCAAGGTGTGGGTCACTATCTTCCCCGACAAGTCGGTCACCAAGAAGCCGGCCGAAACCCGCATGGGCGGCGGCAAGGCTCCGGTGGACCACTGGGTCGCCGTGGTGAAGCCGGGCCGCATCATGTACGAAGTCGCCGGCGCCGACAAGGCCACTGTGTCCGAGGCCTTCCGGCTGGCGTCCAACAAGCTGCCTATTCCCGTGAAAATGGTCTCCCGTGATAATCTCGCCAATCTCATGGGAACGGAATAG
- a CDS encoding 30S ribosomal protein S5: protein MGGDSGGMSEKVVHTRRIAKVVKGGRHLRFNALVVIGDGQGQVGAGLGKAKAVPDAVRKGAANARKNMVRIPLKGSTIPQETTAKHGSSHVLIKPAPAGTGLIASGAMRSVLDAAGVKDAVAKSLGSRNPINVIYATLTALRELKNPAEEMARRKTPGAVPAEPVRAAPAKTA, encoded by the coding sequence ATGGGCGGCGACAGCGGTGGAATGTCCGAGAAGGTTGTCCACACCCGGCGCATCGCCAAGGTGGTCAAGGGCGGACGGCACCTTCGATTTAACGCCCTGGTGGTTATCGGCGACGGCCAGGGGCAGGTGGGTGCGGGCCTGGGCAAGGCCAAGGCTGTCCCGGACGCGGTCCGCAAGGGAGCCGCCAACGCCCGCAAGAATATGGTCAGGATACCTCTCAAGGGCAGCACCATCCCCCAGGAGACCACCGCCAAACACGGCTCCTCCCACGTGCTAATCAAGCCAGCCCCCGCCGGCACGGGCCTCATAGCCTCTGGCGCCATGCGCTCCGTCCTAGACGCCGCCGGCGTCAAGGATGCCGTGGCTAAGTCCCTGGGCTCCCGCAACCCCATAAACGTCATCTACGCCACGCTTACCGCCTTGCGGGAACTAAAGAACCCCGCCGAGGAAATGGCCCGCCGTAAGACACCAGGCGCTGTCCCCGCTGAGCCTGTCAGGGCCGCCCCGGCCAAGACTGCGTAG
- the rpsC gene encoding 30S ribosomal protein S3 produces MGHKTHPVGFRLGVIKDWQTHWFVPRGRQYSELVLSDLSIRNAIRDEYRSFSDAGIARVEIDRGNQDIVINIHSARPGILIGRDGERVKKLRSRLESISGKRIQLNILEIQQPELNSYLVARNIADQMERRVSFRRAMRQSVQRAMQAGAQGIKIIVKGRIMGAEIARTEKIMEGRVPLHTLNADIDYDYAEASTVMGRIGVKVWIYKGTTAPTPVAERTEEMETIQVTVSAGAEDEETEDATT; encoded by the coding sequence GTGGGACATAAAACACATCCGGTCGGCTTTAGGCTCGGCGTCATCAAGGACTGGCAGACCCACTGGTTCGTCCCCCGGGGCCGCCAGTATAGCGAGCTGGTCCTCAGCGACCTGTCTATACGAAACGCCATCCGGGACGAGTACCGCTCCTTCTCCGACGCCGGCATCGCCAGGGTCGAGATCGATCGCGGCAACCAGGATATCGTCATCAATATTCATTCAGCCCGCCCCGGCATCCTCATTGGCCGCGACGGCGAGCGGGTAAAGAAGCTCAGGAGCCGGCTCGAGTCCATATCCGGCAAGCGCATCCAGCTCAACATCCTGGAGATACAGCAGCCTGAGCTGAACTCCTACCTGGTGGCCCGCAACATCGCCGACCAGATGGAACGCCGCGTCTCCTTCCGCCGCGCTATGCGGCAGTCTGTGCAGCGCGCCATGCAGGCCGGCGCCCAGGGCATCAAGATTATCGTCAAGGGCCGCATCATGGGCGCTGAAATCGCCCGCACCGAGAAGATTATGGAGGGCCGCGTCCCTCTGCATACCCTCAACGCGGATATCGACTACGATTACGCCGAAGCCTCCACCGTCATGGGACGAATCGGCGTCAAGGTCTGGATTTACAAAGGCACTACGGCGCCCACGCCTGTGGCCGAGCGGACGGAAGAGATGGAGACGATTCAGGTCACGGTCAGCGCCGGAGCAGAGGACGAGGAGACTGAGGATGCTACAACCTAA
- a CDS encoding 50S ribosomal protein L24 — protein MNIRKGDTVLVTSGKDRAKRGKVERVYPQTGRLIVEGVNVVTRHVKPVPPVRQGGRVQQPAPISISNVMLICTSCSNPVRVGFKKLEDGNKVRICRKCKETIT, from the coding sequence ATGAATATCCGCAAGGGCGATACCGTACTGGTCACTTCCGGCAAAGACCGCGCCAAGCGAGGGAAGGTGGAGCGGGTCTATCCTCAGACCGGCCGTCTGATTGTGGAAGGGGTCAACGTAGTGACCCGACACGTCAAGCCCGTCCCGCCGGTGCGGCAGGGCGGACGAGTGCAGCAGCCCGCGCCTATATCCATCTCCAACGTTATGTTAATATGCACCAGTTGCAGCAACCCCGTGCGAGTCGGCTTCAAGAAGCTGGAGGACGGCAACAAGGTGCGCATCTGCCGAAAATGCAAGGAGACCATTACCTAG
- a CDS encoding 50S ribosomal protein L23 produces the protein MALTMQEVLVKPLITEKGTAQQESGKYTFQVSPQANKIRIKEAVEKTFNVKVVDVNICLNRGKAKRYGPRMMRTPDMKKAIVTLRPGDKIQLIEGL, from the coding sequence ATGGCGTTAACCATGCAGGAAGTCCTTGTCAAGCCTCTCATAACTGAGAAGGGCACCGCGCAGCAGGAGTCGGGTAAATACACCTTCCAGGTGTCTCCCCAGGCCAATAAGATCAGGATTAAAGAGGCCGTGGAGAAGACCTTTAACGTGAAGGTGGTGGACGTCAATATCTGTCTCAACCGGGGCAAGGCCAAACGGTACGGCCCCAGGATGATGCGCACGCCGGACATGAAGAAAGCTATTGTGACCCTGCGGCCCGGCGACAAGATTCAGCTTATCGAGGGGTTGTAG